A region from the Pseudonocardia petroleophila genome encodes:
- a CDS encoding class II aldolase/adducin family protein, which produces MSTDTNTAAPAAAATTGAGGRSLYMARPPEFATVEEERAHRKAKLAAAFRMFSRAGLDEGVAGHITVRDPAEPDTFWVNPFGMHFSMIRSSDLVRVDEDGQVVEGDRAVNGAAVAIHCAVHAARPDVLAAAHAHGPAGKTLSSLEVDVEPLTQDACAFYEDVGVFDDFTGVVLDREEGRRIGVALGSHKAVILRNHGMLTVGTSVDSAAWWFLTLERTARCQLDAYAAAAGLGRPPRRIGREEAELTRGQVGYEFAGWFQFQPIWERISTEQPELFD; this is translated from the coding sequence GTGAGCACCGACACGAACACCGCCGCCCCGGCCGCCGCGGCCACCACCGGAGCGGGCGGGCGCAGCCTGTACATGGCCCGGCCGCCGGAGTTCGCCACCGTGGAGGAGGAGCGGGCCCACCGCAAGGCCAAGCTGGCCGCGGCGTTCCGCATGTTCAGCCGGGCGGGGCTCGACGAGGGCGTCGCCGGGCACATCACGGTGCGCGACCCGGCGGAGCCGGACACGTTCTGGGTCAACCCGTTCGGCATGCACTTCTCGATGATCCGCAGCAGCGACCTGGTGCGCGTCGACGAGGACGGGCAGGTCGTCGAGGGCGACCGGGCGGTGAACGGGGCCGCGGTCGCCATCCACTGCGCGGTCCACGCGGCCCGGCCCGACGTCCTCGCCGCCGCCCACGCGCACGGCCCGGCCGGGAAGACGCTGTCCAGCCTGGAGGTGGACGTCGAGCCCCTCACCCAGGACGCCTGCGCCTTCTACGAGGACGTGGGCGTGTTCGACGACTTCACCGGCGTCGTGCTCGACCGCGAGGAGGGCCGCCGCATCGGGGTCGCCCTGGGCTCGCACAAGGCGGTCATCCTGCGCAACCACGGGATGCTCACCGTCGGCACCAGCGTCGACAGCGCGGCCTGGTGGTTCCTCACCCTGGAGCGCACCGCGCGCTGCCAGCTCGACGCCTACGCCGCCGCGGCGGGCCTGGGCCGCCCGCCCCGGCGGATCGGTCGCGAGGAGGCCGAGCTGACGCGCGGCCAGGTCGGCTACGAGTTCGCCGGCTGGTTCCAGTTCCAGCCGATCTGGGAGCGGATCAGCACCGAGCAGCCGGAGCTGTTCGACTGA
- a CDS encoding AbrB family transcriptional regulator, with amino-acid sequence MRRDGTSRDGWTRWGLLAGLTAAVSLGIAAFGVPSPALFGGLLVATVLALAGRAPERVPRGAATVAQAVIGVVIGLLARPGTLGAVAQSWLPVLLVSVGTLVVSMGAGLLMGVRRGVSPLTGMLALTAGGASGLVAVARELGGDDRVVGVVQYLRVGIVTATMPVVAALVFGATVTGGADPGAGPGAPWVVDLGFLVVCVGVGLLIARVARVPAAGLLGPMAVAIALSLGGLSFGAAPPVLIVEIAYAVIGWQAGVRFTRTALRTVVGALPLATALILAVIAACAGLGLLLSELTGVTPLEGYLATTPGGVYAVLATAISAGGDVTFVVAVQVLRVILMLLVAPLLARLVGRRGPPGGDRGDTGV; translated from the coding sequence ATGAGACGTGACGGGACCAGCCGGGACGGATGGACGCGCTGGGGGCTGCTCGCCGGGCTCACCGCGGCCGTCTCCCTGGGGATCGCGGCGTTCGGCGTCCCGTCCCCCGCGCTGTTCGGCGGCCTGCTCGTCGCCACCGTCCTGGCGCTGGCCGGCCGGGCGCCCGAGCGGGTCCCGCGCGGCGCGGCCACGGTGGCGCAGGCCGTCATCGGGGTGGTCATCGGCCTGCTGGCCCGCCCGGGCACCCTCGGCGCGGTCGCGCAGAGCTGGCTGCCGGTGCTGCTCGTGTCCGTCGGCACGCTGGTCGTCAGCATGGGCGCGGGGCTGCTGATGGGCGTGCGGCGCGGCGTCAGCCCGCTCACCGGGATGCTCGCGCTCACCGCGGGCGGCGCGTCCGGGCTGGTCGCGGTGGCCCGCGAGCTCGGCGGGGACGACCGGGTGGTCGGCGTCGTGCAGTACCTGCGGGTCGGGATCGTGACCGCGACGATGCCGGTGGTGGCCGCGCTCGTGTTCGGGGCGACCGTCACCGGCGGGGCGGACCCCGGGGCCGGGCCGGGCGCGCCGTGGGTCGTCGACCTCGGGTTCCTCGTCGTGTGCGTCGGGGTGGGCCTGCTGATCGCCCGGGTGGCGCGGGTGCCGGCGGCCGGGCTGCTCGGGCCGATGGCGGTGGCGATCGCGCTGAGCCTGGGCGGGCTGTCGTTCGGGGCGGCCCCGCCCGTGCTGATCGTCGAGATCGCCTACGCGGTCATCGGCTGGCAGGCGGGCGTGCGGTTCACCCGGACCGCGCTGCGCACCGTCGTCGGGGCGCTGCCCCTGGCCACGGCCCTGATCCTCGCCGTGATCGCCGCGTGCGCCGGGCTGGGCCTGCTGCTGTCGGAGCTGACGGGCGTCACGCCGCTGGAGGGCTACCTCGCGACCACCCCCGGCGGCGTCTACGCCGTGCTGGCGACCGCCATCTCGGCGGGCGGCGACGTGACGTTCGTGGTGGCGGTGCAGGTGCTCCGGGTCATCCTCATGCTGCTCGTGGCCCCGCTGCTGGCCCGCCTGGTGGGGCGCCGCGGCCCGCCCGGCGGTGACCGCGGCGACACCGGGGTGTGA
- a CDS encoding CsbD family protein, with protein MAADDKASNKAEELKGKVKEGVGGAIGDENLERQGRNDQAKSNLKQGVEKIKDAFKS; from the coding sequence ATGGCGGCCGACGACAAGGCGAGCAACAAGGCCGAGGAGCTCAAGGGCAAGGTCAAGGAGGGCGTCGGCGGCGCCATCGGCGACGAGAACCTGGAGCGCCAGGGTCGCAACGACCAGGCCAAGAGCAACCTCAAGCAGGGCGTCGAGAAGATCAAGGACGCCTTCAAGAGCTGA
- a CDS encoding SAM-dependent methyltransferase, which produces MPLSPADLFWAAHADLPREAPGSPATLRLLLGLAGPLPERPHVVDVGCGPGTASLLLARETGGTVTALDTHGPFLDRLRDRAAAEGLGDRVRALEAPMQDVPLPDGAADLVWAEGSAYVMGFDAALAGWRRLLAPDGVLVLTEAEWTTPDPAPAARAFWDAGYPAMRTTADNVAAAQDAGWTVAATYLLPDSDWAAYYDPLAARIAALRAEHPGQGAALDEVGAEIGVRREHGGDYGYTAYVLRPRHGTRPFRGRPAGVTG; this is translated from the coding sequence GTGCCGCTCTCCCCCGCCGACCTCTTCTGGGCCGCCCACGCCGACCTCCCGCGCGAGGCCCCCGGGTCCCCCGCCACCCTCCGCCTGCTGCTGGGGCTGGCCGGGCCCCTGCCGGAGCGGCCCCACGTCGTCGACGTCGGATGCGGGCCCGGCACCGCGTCCCTGCTCCTCGCGCGGGAGACCGGCGGCACGGTCACCGCACTCGACACGCACGGGCCGTTCCTGGACCGGCTGCGGGACCGCGCAGCCGCCGAGGGCCTCGGCGACCGGGTGCGTGCGCTGGAGGCCCCGATGCAGGACGTCCCGCTCCCCGACGGTGCCGCCGACCTGGTGTGGGCCGAGGGATCGGCCTACGTCATGGGGTTCGACGCCGCGCTCGCCGGCTGGCGCCGCCTCCTCGCCCCGGACGGGGTGCTCGTACTCACCGAGGCCGAGTGGACCACGCCGGACCCCGCCCCGGCCGCACGCGCGTTCTGGGACGCCGGCTACCCCGCCATGCGCACGACGGCGGACAACGTGGCCGCCGCCCAGGACGCGGGCTGGACGGTCGCCGCCACCTACCTGCTGCCGGACTCCGACTGGGCGGCCTACTACGACCCCCTCGCCGCCCGGATCGCGGCGCTGCGCGCGGAGCACCCCGGTCAGGGCGCTGCGCTCGACGAGGTGGGCGCCGAGATCGGGGTGCGGCGCGAGCACGGGGGCGACTACGGCTACACCGCCTACGTCCTGCGTCCCCGCCACGGGACGCGTCCCTTCCGCGGGCGTCCGGCCGGGGTGACGGGCTAG
- a CDS encoding VOC family protein: MTAIATFALVALDCPDPAGLARFYGAITGWEVDGEPPELIGDDDGWVQLRAPGGGATIAFQKVSDHRPPQWPGAEHPQQAHLDFDVPDLDAAEERLLAIGARKHEVQPGESFRVYLDPAGHPFCLVQS, translated from the coding sequence ATGACCGCGATCGCCACCTTCGCCCTCGTCGCGCTCGACTGCCCGGACCCGGCCGGGCTGGCCCGGTTCTACGGCGCGATCACCGGGTGGGAGGTCGACGGGGAGCCCCCCGAGCTGATCGGCGACGACGACGGCTGGGTGCAGCTGCGCGCCCCGGGCGGCGGCGCCACCATCGCCTTCCAGAAGGTGTCCGACCACCGGCCCCCGCAGTGGCCCGGTGCGGAGCACCCGCAGCAGGCCCACCTCGACTTCGACGTGCCCGACCTCGACGCCGCCGAGGAGCGCCTGCTCGCGATCGGGGCCCGCAAGCACGAGGTGCAGCCCGGCGAGAGCTTCCGCGTCTACCTCGACCCGGCCGGGCACCCGTTCTGCCTGGTGCAGTCGTGA
- a CDS encoding MSMEG_1061 family FMN-dependent PPOX-type flavoprotein, which produces MSAGAEVTTLEELDELIGVPLPWIAGKARDRLDPIDVEWIGSSPFCLVSTSAADGTCDVSPKGDPAGFVRVLDDRTIAIPERPGNRRIDGYRNMVTNPHVGLLFVVPGRTDTLRVNGRVRVVRDAPYFDDMVVKGHRPILAAEVTVQEIFYHCAKSFLRSHLWQPDHWHPEELPSRAEIVQALERRSDSLEEVRSYYESPSYTDGLYRQNL; this is translated from the coding sequence GTGAGCGCCGGCGCGGAGGTCACGACCCTGGAGGAGCTCGACGAGCTGATCGGCGTCCCGCTGCCCTGGATCGCCGGCAAGGCCCGCGACCGGCTCGACCCGATCGACGTGGAGTGGATCGGGAGCTCACCGTTCTGCCTGGTCTCCACGAGCGCCGCCGACGGCACCTGCGACGTCTCCCCCAAGGGCGACCCCGCCGGGTTCGTCCGCGTGCTCGACGACCGCACGATCGCGATCCCGGAGCGGCCGGGCAACCGCCGCATCGACGGCTACCGCAACATGGTCACCAACCCGCACGTCGGGCTGCTGTTCGTGGTGCCGGGGCGCACCGACACGCTGCGCGTCAACGGGCGGGTGCGCGTGGTCCGCGACGCCCCGTACTTCGACGACATGGTCGTGAAGGGGCACCGCCCGATCCTGGCCGCCGAGGTCACGGTGCAGGAGATCTTCTACCACTGCGCGAAGTCGTTCCTGCGCTCCCACCTGTGGCAGCCCGACCACTGGCACCCCGAGGAGCTGCCCTCGCGCGCGGAGATCGTGCAGGCGCTCGAGCGCAGGTCCGACTCGCTCGAGGAGGTGCGGAGCTACTACGAGAGCCCGTCCTACACCGACGGGCTCTACCGGCAGAACCTCTGA
- a CDS encoding response regulator → MSIARVLAVDDRRENLLALQAILEGLPIEIESVTSGEDALKRLLTGDYAVILLDAHMPGMDGFETAGHVKQRERTRHIPILFLTAVDYDPHLAFRGYQAGAVDYITKPFDPWVLRSKVSVFVDLWSMHTELALRAAEVGRLRRAVDDAVELLDGTGRGRTPDPAAARARLDAVRDTP, encoded by the coding sequence ATGAGCATCGCGCGCGTGCTGGCCGTCGACGACCGGCGGGAGAACCTGCTGGCCCTGCAGGCGATCCTGGAGGGGCTGCCGATCGAGATCGAGTCCGTCACCAGCGGGGAGGACGCCCTCAAGCGCCTGCTCACCGGCGACTACGCGGTGATCCTGCTCGACGCCCACATGCCCGGCATGGACGGCTTCGAGACGGCCGGGCACGTCAAGCAGCGCGAACGCACCCGGCACATCCCGATCCTGTTCCTCACCGCCGTCGACTACGACCCGCACCTGGCCTTCCGCGGCTACCAGGCCGGGGCGGTCGACTACATCACCAAGCCGTTCGACCCGTGGGTGCTGCGGTCGAAGGTGTCGGTGTTCGTGGACCTGTGGTCGATGCACACCGAGCTGGCCCTGCGCGCGGCCGAGGTGGGCCGGCTGCGCCGGGCCGTCGACGACGCCGTGGAGCTGCTCGACGGCACCGGCCGCGGCCGCACCCCGGACCCGGCCGCGGCGCGGGCCCGCCTCGACGCGGTGCGCGACACCCCGTAG
- a CDS encoding HAMP domain-containing protein, with amino-acid sequence MVGMQERRNRDLLRIGRVVGREGRMSDRLDEESYDGGWATGAQAVNSLIDDLARPTAEIARVIEAVAEGDLSQHMALEIEGRPLRGEYLRIGRTVNTMVDQLSSFAVEVTRVAREVGTDGRLGGQADVRGVAGTWRALTDSVNTMASNLTNQVRSISITATAIAQGDLSRKITVSAAGEVAALADTINSLTDTLALFADEVTRMAREVGTEGKLGGQAEVAGVAGTWKNLTDAVNLMATNLTDQVRGIAQVATAVAQGDLSQKITVDARGEILELKSTVNTMVDQLQSFADEVTRVAREVGTEGKLGGQAQVRGVSGTWRDLTENVNQLASNLTGQVRNIAQVTTAVARGDLSQKITVDARGEILELKSTVNTMVDQLQSFADEVTRVAREVGTEGRLGGQAEVRGVAGTWRDLTDNVNYMASNLTGQVRNIAQVTTAVARGDLSQKITVDARGEILELKSTVNTMVDQLQSFADEVTRVAREVGTEGKLGGQAEVKGVAGTWRDLTENVNELASNLTRQVRNIAQVTTAVAQGDLSQKITVDARGEILELKSTVNTMVGQLQSFADEVTRVAREVGIEGKLGGQAEVKGVAGTWRDLTENVNELASNLTGQVRNIAQVTTAVARGDLSQKITVDARGEILELKSTVNTMVDQLQSFADEVTRVAREVGTEGKLGGQAQVRGVSGTWRDLTENVNQLASTLTTQLRAISAVSTAVASGDLTQQIRVAALGEVAELKDTINMMIAALRETTTTNADQSWLDSNLVRIGGLLQGQRDLRAVCQMIMNEVAPLVGAQVGAFFLAADRSGPHGRWVLTGGYAMAVEDPPVAVRSGEGLVGQAAATGETVLMTDVPDDYLPVRSGVGAVAPRAVVVLPVPFEGESLGVIEFGSVTPFSALHLAFLERLVGAIGVALATIQANRRTEELLKQSQGLATELQDQSAELQRANAELEEKAEQLSEQNRNVEIKNMEIDAARRGVEEKAQQLALANQFKSEFLANMSHELRTPLNSLLLLSRLLVDNADDNLTARQIEFARTIHGAGSDLLVLIDDILDLSKIEAGRVDVDSAVVDLAEVRAHVTHVFGPQAEDKGLELRVRAGADLPATITTDAQRLQQILRNLLSNAMKFTAAGGVTLTVSRAPSGTVHGVPPLDAARHVIAFSVRDTGIGIPEDKFAMIFEAFQQADGTTSRKYGGTGLGLSISKELARLLGGRIDVSSEVGRGSEFTLYLPDELPAVTSTARIAPRRPAPDPAPGPGEGARPDGRAPILRATGPSARPATGLDGVTVLIIDDDVRNVFALTSALELHGLTVLYAENGHDGIAMLTEHPGVDVVLMDAMMPDIDGNETTRRIRALPQGRGLPVVFLTAKAMPGDRESSLAAGATDYVTKPVDLDELLVLMASWVQGRVAS; translated from the coding sequence ATGGTCGGGATGCAGGAGCGGCGCAACCGCGACCTGCTGCGGATCGGCCGGGTCGTCGGGCGCGAGGGCCGGATGTCCGACCGCCTCGACGAGGAGTCCTACGACGGCGGGTGGGCCACGGGCGCGCAGGCCGTCAACTCGCTGATCGACGACCTGGCGCGGCCCACCGCGGAGATCGCCCGGGTCATTGAGGCCGTGGCCGAGGGCGACCTGAGCCAGCACATGGCGCTGGAGATCGAGGGCCGGCCGCTGCGCGGGGAGTACCTGCGGATCGGCCGCACCGTCAACACGATGGTCGACCAGCTCTCCAGCTTCGCCGTGGAGGTCACGCGCGTGGCGCGCGAGGTCGGCACCGACGGGCGCCTGGGCGGCCAGGCCGACGTGCGCGGCGTCGCGGGCACCTGGCGGGCGCTGACCGACTCGGTCAACACGATGGCGTCGAACCTCACCAACCAGGTGCGCTCGATCTCCATCACGGCCACCGCGATCGCCCAGGGCGACCTCTCGCGCAAGATCACGGTGAGCGCGGCGGGCGAGGTCGCGGCGCTCGCCGACACGATCAACTCGCTCACCGACACGCTCGCGCTGTTCGCCGACGAGGTCACGCGCATGGCGCGCGAGGTGGGCACGGAGGGCAAGCTCGGCGGGCAGGCCGAGGTCGCGGGTGTCGCGGGGACCTGGAAGAACCTCACCGACGCGGTGAACCTCATGGCCACCAACCTCACCGACCAGGTGCGCGGGATCGCCCAGGTGGCCACGGCCGTCGCGCAGGGCGACCTGAGCCAGAAGATCACCGTCGACGCGCGGGGGGAGATCCTCGAGCTCAAGTCGACGGTGAACACGATGGTCGACCAGCTGCAGTCCTTCGCCGACGAGGTCACCCGCGTGGCGCGCGAGGTGGGCACGGAGGGCAAGCTCGGCGGGCAGGCGCAGGTCCGGGGCGTGTCCGGCACGTGGCGGGACCTCACGGAGAACGTCAACCAGCTCGCGTCGAACCTGACCGGGCAGGTCCGCAACATCGCGCAGGTCACCACGGCGGTGGCGCGCGGGGACCTGAGCCAGAAGATCACCGTCGACGCCCGGGGGGAGATCCTGGAGCTGAAGTCGACGGTGAACACGATGGTCGACCAGCTGCAGTCCTTCGCCGACGAGGTCACCCGCGTGGCCCGCGAGGTGGGCACCGAGGGCCGGCTCGGCGGGCAGGCGGAGGTGCGCGGCGTCGCGGGGACCTGGCGCGACCTCACCGACAACGTCAACTACATGGCGTCCAACCTGACCGGGCAGGTGCGCAACATCGCCCAGGTGACCACGGCGGTGGCGCGCGGGGACCTGAGCCAGAAGATCACCGTCGACGCCCGGGGGGAGATCCTGGAGCTGAAGTCGACGGTGAACACGATGGTCGACCAGCTGCAGAGCTTCGCCGACGAGGTCACGCGCGTGGCCCGCGAGGTCGGCACGGAGGGCAAGCTCGGGGGCCAGGCCGAGGTGAAGGGCGTCGCGGGGACGTGGCGCGACCTCACCGAGAACGTCAACGAGCTGGCGTCGAACCTCACCCGCCAGGTCCGCAACATCGCCCAGGTCACCACCGCCGTCGCGCAGGGCGACCTGAGCCAGAAGATCACCGTCGACGCCCGGGGCGAGATCCTGGAGCTGAAGTCGACGGTGAACACGATGGTCGGGCAGCTGCAGTCCTTCGCCGACGAGGTCACGCGCGTGGCCCGCGAGGTGGGCATCGAGGGCAAGCTGGGCGGTCAGGCCGAGGTGAAGGGCGTCGCGGGGACGTGGCGCGACCTCACCGAGAACGTCAACGAGCTGGCGTCGAACCTGACCGGGCAGGTCCGCAACATCGCGCAGGTGACCACGGCGGTCGCGCGCGGCGACCTGTCGCAGAAGATCACGGTCGACGCGCGCGGGGAGATCCTGGAGCTCAAGTCGACGGTCAACACGATGGTCGACCAGCTGCAGTCCTTCGCCGACGAGGTCACGCGCGTGGCGCGCGAGGTCGGCACGGAGGGCAAGCTCGGCGGGCAGGCGCAGGTCCGGGGCGTGTCCGGCACCTGGCGCGACCTCACCGAGAACGTCAACCAGCTGGCCTCGACCCTCACCACGCAGCTGCGCGCGATCTCCGCGGTCTCCACGGCGGTGGCCAGCGGCGACCTCACCCAGCAGATCCGGGTGGCCGCGCTCGGCGAGGTCGCCGAGCTCAAGGACACGATCAACATGATGATCGCGGCCCTGCGCGAGACCACCACGACCAACGCCGACCAGAGCTGGCTCGACTCCAACCTCGTGCGCATCGGCGGCCTGCTGCAGGGCCAGCGCGACCTGCGCGCGGTCTGTCAGATGATCATGAACGAGGTCGCGCCGCTGGTGGGGGCGCAGGTGGGGGCGTTCTTCCTCGCCGCCGACCGCTCCGGCCCGCACGGCCGGTGGGTGCTCACCGGCGGCTACGCGATGGCCGTCGAGGACCCGCCGGTGGCGGTGCGCTCCGGCGAGGGGCTGGTCGGGCAGGCGGCGGCCACGGGCGAGACCGTCCTGATGACCGACGTCCCCGACGACTACCTGCCGGTCCGCTCCGGGGTGGGGGCGGTCGCGCCGCGCGCGGTGGTGGTGCTGCCCGTGCCGTTCGAGGGCGAGTCGCTCGGCGTCATCGAGTTCGGGTCGGTCACCCCGTTCTCCGCGCTGCACCTGGCGTTCCTGGAGCGCCTGGTCGGGGCGATCGGGGTCGCGCTCGCCACGATCCAGGCCAACCGGCGCACCGAGGAGCTGCTCAAGCAGAGCCAGGGGCTCGCCACCGAGCTGCAGGACCAGTCGGCCGAGCTGCAGCGGGCCAACGCGGAGCTGGAGGAGAAGGCCGAGCAGCTCTCCGAGCAGAACCGCAACGTCGAGATCAAGAACATGGAGATCGACGCCGCCCGGCGCGGGGTGGAGGAGAAGGCGCAGCAGCTCGCGCTGGCCAACCAGTTCAAGTCGGAGTTCCTGGCCAACATGAGCCACGAGCTGCGCACCCCGCTGAACTCGCTGCTGCTGCTCTCGCGGCTGCTCGTCGACAACGCCGACGATAACCTCACCGCGCGGCAGATCGAGTTCGCCCGCACCATCCACGGCGCCGGCTCCGACCTGCTGGTGCTCATCGACGACATCCTCGACCTGTCCAAGATCGAGGCCGGGCGCGTCGACGTCGACTCCGCCGTCGTCGACCTCGCCGAGGTGCGCGCCCACGTCACCCACGTGTTCGGGCCGCAGGCCGAGGACAAGGGGCTGGAGCTGCGGGTGCGGGCCGGCGCCGACCTGCCCGCGACGATCACCACCGACGCCCAGCGCCTGCAGCAGATCCTGCGCAACCTGCTGTCCAATGCGATGAAGTTCACGGCGGCGGGCGGCGTCACGCTGACCGTGTCGCGGGCCCCGTCCGGCACGGTGCACGGTGTGCCGCCGCTCGACGCGGCGCGGCACGTCATCGCGTTCTCGGTGCGCGACACCGGCATCGGCATCCCCGAGGACAAGTTCGCGATGATCTTCGAGGCGTTCCAGCAGGCCGACGGCACGACCAGCCGCAAGTACGGCGGCACCGGCCTGGGCCTGTCGATCAGCAAGGAGCTCGCCCGGCTGCTCGGCGGCCGGATCGACGTGTCGTCGGAGGTGGGGCGGGGGTCGGAGTTCACCCTGTACCTGCCCGACGAGCTGCCCGCCGTCACCTCGACGGCGCGGATCGCGCCGCGCCGCCCGGCCCCCGACCCGGCGCCGGGCCCGGGGGAGGGGGCCCGGCCGGACGGCCGGGCGCCGATCCTGCGCGCGACGGGCCCGTCCGCCCGGCCCGCCACCGGGCTCGACGGCGTCACCGTGCTGATCATCGACGACGACGTGCGCAACGTGTTCGCCCTGACCAGTGCGCTGGAGCTGCACGGGCTCACGGTGCTCTACGCGGAGAACGGCCACGACGGGATCGCGATGCTGACCGAGCACCCGGGTGTCGACGTCGTGCTGATGGACGCGATGATGCCCGACATCGACGGCAACGAGACCACCCGACGCATCCGCGCCCTCCCGCAGGGCCGCGGCCTCCCGGTCGTGTTCCTCACGGCGAAGGCGATGCCGGGCGACCGCGAGTCCAGCCTGGCCGCGGGCGCCACCGACTACGTGACCAAACCGGTCGACCTCGACGAGCTGCTGGTCCTGATGGCCTCGTGGGTGCAGGGGCGGGTGGCGTCGTGA
- a CDS encoding SpoIIE family protein phosphatase — MPGTTERRIRLPPDPRSPGQVRRMLLDALGDPEFETVVDTTVLLASELCENSVLHAGTEYEVELRVNDDAVTVTVSDRGAGPLEVHLARPRRLYGRASTHGRGLTMLQRLAAVWGTRHEADGTHRTWFSVLRTPAPPAPALPAEPVGSGPVPAGSDPERTRWLLHVPTGLADRLEPAELVAELARRLREVLDAGSVVVEVDDGDGTGLSELARSGVPDPEGGLEVALPTTAPLRGRLRVTGGAPDAPGRELAELVAHRVAMAVESAWLRGVDQRRRAWMTYLAETSELLSQSLDVELAVAVVPQVVVPRLGQWCAVHLADPLGRLRLAALTHADEDELPELRAVLDPGGRPGLGGELRDRLAELLREDGATVRFAVPTDGVAVALRARGRTLGTLVVGRPDGRPHSPEDVVLIGDIARRAGLAIHNAQSTAAHVDVSQALQQALLPRALPVAPGLDFAAQYLPATAGSDVGGDFYDVLTIDPAHWLVSIGDVCGKGARAAARTGLVRDVLRVLVRDGRTLARAVELLNDVMMDADDPLQFCTLAAAQVSRPGPGEPPGFDVELVLAGHLQPVLVRRGGTAELIGEFGTAVGLVPQVQLTATRHRLAPGDTLLVYTDGVTERRRGDEQFGSERLLAAAAAAADRPAAALVEAARAAVERFSADPRDDDIALLAVRALPH, encoded by the coding sequence ATGCCCGGCACGACCGAGCGGCGGATCCGTCTGCCGCCCGACCCGCGTTCCCCCGGACAGGTGCGTCGCATGCTCCTCGACGCGCTCGGCGACCCCGAGTTCGAGACCGTCGTCGACACCACGGTGCTGCTGGCCAGCGAGCTGTGCGAGAACTCGGTGCTGCACGCCGGCACCGAGTACGAGGTGGAGCTGCGCGTCAACGACGACGCGGTGACGGTCACGGTGAGCGACCGCGGGGCCGGGCCGCTGGAGGTGCACCTGGCCCGGCCCCGGCGCCTGTACGGACGGGCGTCGACGCACGGGCGCGGGCTCACGATGCTGCAGCGGCTCGCGGCGGTGTGGGGCACGCGGCACGAGGCCGACGGCACCCACCGCACCTGGTTCAGCGTCCTGCGCACCCCGGCCCCGCCCGCCCCCGCGCTGCCCGCCGAGCCGGTCGGGTCCGGGCCGGTCCCGGCCGGCTCCGATCCCGAGCGGACCCGCTGGCTGCTGCACGTCCCGACCGGGCTGGCCGACCGCCTGGAGCCCGCGGAGCTGGTCGCGGAGCTGGCGCGGCGGCTGCGCGAGGTGCTCGACGCGGGGTCCGTCGTGGTGGAGGTCGACGACGGCGACGGCACCGGGCTCAGCGAGCTCGCCCGGTCGGGCGTCCCCGACCCCGAGGGCGGGCTCGAGGTCGCGCTCCCGACGACGGCGCCGCTGCGCGGCCGGCTGCGGGTCACCGGCGGGGCCCCCGACGCGCCGGGGCGCGAGCTCGCCGAGCTCGTGGCGCACCGCGTCGCGATGGCGGTGGAGTCGGCCTGGCTGCGCGGGGTCGACCAGCGCAGGCGCGCCTGGATGACCTACCTCGCCGAGACCAGCGAGCTGCTGTCCCAGTCCCTCGACGTCGAGCTGGCCGTCGCCGTCGTCCCGCAGGTCGTCGTGCCCCGGCTGGGCCAGTGGTGCGCGGTGCACCTCGCCGACCCGCTGGGCCGGCTGCGCCTCGCCGCCCTGACCCACGCCGACGAGGACGAGCTGCCCGAGCTGCGGGCCGTGCTCGACCCGGGCGGGCGCCCCGGGCTCGGCGGGGAGCTGCGCGACCGGCTCGCCGAGCTGCTCCGCGAGGACGGGGCCACGGTGCGGTTCGCCGTGCCGACCGACGGGGTGGCCGTGGCGCTGCGGGCCCGCGGCCGCACGCTGGGCACGCTCGTCGTCGGCCGCCCCGACGGCCGCCCGCACTCCCCCGAGGACGTCGTCCTGATCGGCGACATCGCCCGCCGCGCCGGGCTCGCGATCCACAACGCGCAGAGCACCGCCGCGCACGTCGACGTCTCCCAGGCGCTGCAGCAGGCCCTGCTGCCCCGCGCGCTGCCCGTCGCCCCCGGTCTCGACTTCGCCGCGCAGTACCTGCCGGCCACCGCGGGCAGCGACGTCGGCGGCGACTTCTACGACGTCCTCACGATCGACCCGGCGCACTGGCTGGTCTCGATCGGCGACGTCTGCGGCAAGGGCGCGCGGGCCGCCGCGCGCACGGGCCTGGTGCGCGACGTCCTGCGGGTGCTCGTCCGCGACGGGCGGACGCTCGCGCGCGCGGTCGAGCTGCTCAACGACGTCATGATGGACGCCGACGACCCCCTGCAGTTCTGCACGCTCGCCGCGGCCCAGGTCAGCCGGCCGGGGCCGGGCGAGCCACCGGGGTTCGACGTCGAGCTGGTGCTGGCGGGTCACCTGCAGCCGGTGCTGGTGCGCCGCGGCGGGACCGCGGAGCTGATCGGGGAGTTCGGCACGGCCGTCGGGCTGGTGCCGCAGGTGCAGCTCACCGCCACCCGCCACCGGCTCGCCCCCGGCGACACCCTGCTCGTCTACACCGACGGGGTCACCGAGCGCCGCCGCGGCGACGAGCAGTTCGGCTCCGAGCGCCTGCTCGCCGCCGCGGCCGCCGCAGCGGACCGGCCCGCCGCCGCGCTGGTGGAGGCGGCCCGGGCCGCGGTCGAGCGGTTCTCCGCCGACCCGCGCGACGACGACATCGCCCTGCTGGCGGTGCGGGCGCTGCCCCACTAG